The Microbacterium foliorum genome has a window encoding:
- a CDS encoding VOC family protein, whose protein sequence is MTPAPVHHSIDYVELVVNDLEAAKRFYGDTFGWVFVDYGPAYAGIASVTGDGSEVGGLLLSDQARPAGGPLVLLYSDDLDATHAAITDAGGSVTQGPYEFPGGRRLHFLDPNGNELGVWAAQ, encoded by the coding sequence ATGACTCCTGCACCGGTGCATCACTCCATCGACTACGTCGAGCTCGTCGTGAACGACCTCGAAGCCGCGAAGCGGTTCTACGGAGACACCTTCGGGTGGGTCTTCGTCGATTACGGTCCTGCCTACGCCGGCATCGCCTCCGTGACCGGCGACGGGTCCGAGGTGGGCGGCTTGCTGCTCTCCGATCAGGCCAGGCCGGCCGGAGGACCCCTGGTCCTCCTCTATTCCGATGACCTCGACGCCACACACGCCGCGATCACCGATGCCGGCGGCTCCGTGACGCAGGGCCCGTACGAGTTCCCGGGTGGTCGACGTCTGCACTTCCTCGACCCGAACGGTAACGAGCTGGGAGTCTGGGCCGCGCAGTGA
- a CDS encoding MFS transporter — MQQVPRSPVTDPGWRAWLIWGVGVAAYVLAITNRTSLGAVGVEAADRFQADASTLALFAVVQLAVYGGMQIPIGILLDRFGSRPIMTIGMLLMAAGQLTMALSPSIGVAVFARILLGAGDAAIFPAVLRLVATWFPAQRGPLMVQFTGIIGQAGQLVALVPLAALLHATSWTITFGSIAGLGVLFTILVALLIRNHPAERGADVSVDTDTGVIRVVTSSIDTGVGIRAAWAHPGTRLAFWSHFTSPFAGTAFILLWGMPFLTAAQGLDTAHAAGIISVYVVAGMALGPIIGDLSRRLPNQRSLALVLPAVGVQVGAWIAVLALPGPAPLWLLYVLAVALATGGPASMIAFDHARTHNPSHRLSTATGVTNAGGFVAALIAIWLIGLALDVQGAGTPETYSFEAFRIAFLMPIPLWILGVVFIVIERKRTRIRMGLDPDKHR, encoded by the coding sequence GTGCAACAGGTTCCCCGCTCCCCCGTGACCGACCCGGGGTGGAGGGCCTGGCTCATCTGGGGTGTGGGCGTCGCCGCCTACGTTCTCGCGATCACCAATCGCACCTCGTTGGGCGCCGTCGGCGTCGAGGCGGCCGACCGGTTCCAGGCCGATGCCTCGACCCTCGCGCTCTTCGCCGTGGTGCAGCTCGCGGTGTACGGCGGCATGCAGATCCCCATCGGCATCCTGCTCGACCGCTTCGGGTCCCGCCCCATCATGACGATCGGCATGCTCCTGATGGCCGCAGGTCAGCTCACTATGGCCCTCTCCCCCAGCATCGGCGTCGCGGTCTTCGCCCGCATCCTCCTCGGTGCGGGAGATGCGGCGATCTTCCCGGCCGTGCTGCGACTCGTCGCCACCTGGTTCCCCGCGCAGCGCGGCCCTCTCATGGTCCAGTTCACCGGCATCATCGGTCAGGCCGGGCAACTCGTCGCGCTCGTCCCGCTCGCCGCACTCCTGCATGCCACCTCGTGGACGATCACGTTCGGCAGCATCGCCGGTCTGGGCGTGCTCTTCACGATTCTCGTCGCGCTCCTGATCCGCAACCATCCGGCGGAGCGCGGGGCCGACGTCTCGGTGGACACCGACACGGGCGTGATCCGCGTCGTCACCTCGTCGATCGACACGGGTGTCGGCATCCGCGCCGCCTGGGCGCACCCCGGGACCCGACTCGCGTTCTGGTCGCATTTCACGTCGCCGTTCGCGGGCACCGCGTTCATCCTGCTCTGGGGGATGCCGTTCCTCACCGCGGCCCAGGGGCTGGACACCGCGCACGCCGCGGGGATCATCTCGGTGTACGTCGTCGCCGGCATGGCGCTCGGCCCGATCATCGGCGACCTGTCGAGGCGGCTGCCGAACCAGCGCTCGCTCGCACTCGTTCTCCCCGCGGTCGGCGTGCAGGTGGGGGCATGGATCGCCGTGCTCGCGCTGCCGGGCCCCGCACCCCTGTGGCTGCTCTACGTGCTCGCCGTCGCGCTCGCGACCGGCGGCCCTGCGAGCATGATCGCCTTCGACCATGCGCGCACCCACAACCCGTCGCACCGGCTGAGCACCGCGACCGGAGTGACGAACGCCGGGGGCTTCGTCGCCGCGCTGATCGCGATCTGGCTGATCGGTCTCGCACTCGACGTCCAGGGCGCCGGAACCCCCGAGACGTACTCGTTCGAGGCGTTCCGCATCGCCTTCCTGATGCCGATCCCGCTCTGGATACTCGGCGTCGTCTTCATCGTGATCGAACGCAAGCGGACACGCATCCGCATGGGTCTGGATCCCGACAAGCATCGCTGA
- a CDS encoding GNAT family N-acetyltransferase, whose translation MPSPYSFSTDTATIDRPLVHRWLSEESYWARGRSRETQDAAIDASRNYSVRDADGRQVAYARVVTDGFTFAWLCDVFVDETARGEGIGRLIVEGVIDDLQHSSTVKRIVLAASTASGLYEKFGFAESSGPSRYLIRPMDR comes from the coding sequence ATGCCTTCGCCCTATTCCTTCTCGACCGACACCGCGACGATCGATCGTCCTCTGGTGCACCGCTGGCTCAGTGAGGAGTCGTACTGGGCGAGAGGACGCAGCCGCGAGACGCAGGATGCCGCGATCGACGCGTCGCGCAACTACTCGGTTCGGGATGCCGACGGTCGGCAGGTCGCCTATGCGCGCGTCGTGACCGACGGCTTCACGTTCGCCTGGCTCTGCGATGTGTTCGTCGACGAGACGGCGCGCGGCGAGGGCATCGGACGGCTGATCGTCGAGGGCGTCATCGACGATCTGCAGCACTCGTCCACCGTGAAGCGCATCGTGCTGGCCGCAAGCACAGCGAGCGGCCTGTACGAGAAGTTCGGATTCGCCGAATCCTCTGGCCCCAGCCGCTATCTCATCCGCCCCATGGACCGGTGA
- a CDS encoding formylglycine-generating enzyme family protein, translating into MTDIEMRRIRGGSVTLHDARRKVERVASVDDFEIAAFPITEEQLAEILPIPSRHPRRPAVELSWLRAVHFCNAASEWEGLDPVYRFDGEVVAWDVTADGYRLPTEAEWEYACRAGSTGPHYAPLADAAWTSADGVSSAQDVGSRLPNLYGLFDTLGNVWEWCWDLLDPARYDDYRVFRGGGFADDAWSVRASVRRGGAPRTAQDDVGLRVARGAFDTPGEAQGWSELADRERAAFDGPVPFGWTPLRRPGR; encoded by the coding sequence GTGACCGACATCGAGATGCGCCGCATCCGTGGCGGCTCGGTGACGCTTCACGATGCCCGCCGCAAAGTGGAGCGCGTGGCGAGCGTCGACGACTTCGAGATCGCGGCCTTCCCGATCACCGAGGAGCAGTTGGCCGAGATCCTGCCGATCCCCTCGCGCCACCCGCGTCGCCCTGCTGTGGAGCTCAGCTGGCTGCGCGCCGTCCACTTCTGCAACGCGGCCTCCGAATGGGAGGGTCTCGATCCGGTATATCGGTTTGACGGCGAGGTGGTCGCGTGGGACGTGACGGCCGACGGCTACCGTCTGCCGACCGAGGCCGAATGGGAGTACGCCTGCCGCGCGGGTTCGACGGGTCCGCACTACGCACCGCTCGCGGACGCCGCGTGGACGAGCGCCGACGGTGTCTCGTCCGCCCAGGACGTCGGCTCACGCCTGCCGAACCTGTACGGCCTGTTCGATACGCTCGGCAATGTGTGGGAGTGGTGCTGGGACCTCCTGGATCCCGCACGCTACGACGACTATCGCGTGTTCCGTGGCGGGGGCTTCGCGGACGACGCCTGGAGCGTGCGGGCATCGGTCCGTCGTGGGGGAGCGCCCCGCACTGCGCAGGACGACGTGGGGCTGCGCGTCGCCAGGGGCGCTTTCGATACGCCGGGCGAAGCTCAGGGGTGGTCGGAGCTCGCGGACCGCGAGCGTGCCGCGTTCGACGGCCCTGTGCCGTTCGGCTGGACTCCGCTGCGTCGCCCCGGCCGCTGA
- a CDS encoding SGNH/GDSL hydrolase family protein codes for MRYVAIGDSFTEGVGDVLPDGSERGWADLVAQGWADASGHPISYANLAIRGRLAWPIVEQQLEPALALRPTHLSFNGGGNDMLRPRTDLEHIADAFSRVLRRCDEEGVTLILLSGANPSGQLPMGSLVQRRGDQLSDAVLRRVEGRDDVVRALNWPDSELSDAKYWSEDRLHMNAAGHHRVAARVLQGLGFEPPATWWSPTSLAAAGPAGIAYYRQFVGPWVRRRVTRTSSGDGRTAKYPDWVERVPGA; via the coding sequence GTGCGCTATGTGGCCATCGGAGACTCCTTCACCGAGGGCGTGGGTGATGTGCTCCCGGACGGCAGCGAACGCGGATGGGCGGACCTCGTGGCCCAGGGGTGGGCGGATGCATCCGGTCACCCGATCAGCTACGCGAACCTCGCGATCCGCGGCCGGCTGGCCTGGCCCATCGTCGAGCAGCAGCTCGAACCCGCGCTCGCGCTGCGTCCCACGCATCTGTCGTTCAACGGCGGGGGCAACGACATGCTCCGGCCGCGCACCGATCTCGAGCACATCGCCGATGCGTTCAGCCGCGTGCTGCGTCGGTGCGACGAGGAGGGCGTGACGCTGATCCTGCTGTCCGGGGCGAATCCGAGCGGTCAGCTGCCGATGGGCTCTCTCGTGCAGCGCCGCGGGGATCAGCTCTCCGATGCGGTGCTGAGGCGGGTCGAGGGCCGCGATGACGTCGTGCGCGCGCTGAACTGGCCGGACAGCGAGCTGTCCGACGCGAAGTACTGGTCGGAGGACCGCCTGCACATGAACGCGGCCGGCCATCACCGTGTCGCCGCGCGGGTGCTGCAGGGGCTCGGATTCGAGCCGCCGGCGACGTGGTGGTCGCCGACCTCGCTCGCGGCCGCCGGGCCTGCCGGGATCGCCTACTATCGCCAGTTCGTCGGACCCTGGGTGCGACGCCGTGTCACGCGCACCTCGTCCGGCGACGGGCGCACAGCCAAGTACCCCGACTGGGTCGAGCGGGTGCCCGGCGCGTGA
- a CDS encoding MFS transporter — translation MANTALPSRASIAGRLDELPFTRRHLRLLTGSGVGWALDAMDVGLISFILAALTQQWGLTKTDAGWIASVGFIGMALGATLGGLLADRLGRRQVFALTLLIYGIATGASALVGGLAALLVLRFLVGLGLGAELPVASTYVSEFAPARIRGRVIVILEAFWALGWTAAALIGFFVIPASDDGWRWAFALGAIPAVYALIVRWGLPESPRWLASRGRIAEADRIVSTFETDAGVVPEPAIRREPPSRAIAVTTRARLTTLWNAEFRLRTLSLWVVWLCVNFAYYGAFIWIPSILVDAGFDLVRSFGFTLIITLAQLPGYAVAAWLIEVWGRRSTLSIFLVGSAVSAVFFGTSTTETAIIASGMALSFFNLGAWGALYAVTPEIYPTSLRGTGAGWAAGIGRIASIIAPLAVPVLLVAGGAPVLFAVFGACFVAAAVAAWGLVDRRGEALDDR, via the coding sequence ATGGCCAACACCGCGCTGCCGAGCCGGGCATCGATCGCCGGGCGTCTCGACGAGCTTCCGTTCACTCGTCGCCATCTGCGACTGCTCACCGGTTCGGGCGTCGGCTGGGCGCTGGACGCGATGGACGTGGGACTCATCTCCTTCATCCTCGCGGCGCTCACCCAGCAGTGGGGGCTGACGAAGACGGATGCCGGGTGGATCGCCTCCGTCGGCTTCATCGGCATGGCGCTCGGGGCCACCCTCGGCGGCCTTCTCGCCGACCGGCTCGGTCGGCGTCAGGTGTTCGCGCTGACGCTGCTCATCTACGGGATCGCAACCGGTGCGAGCGCACTGGTCGGGGGACTGGCGGCGCTGCTCGTGCTGCGCTTCCTCGTGGGACTCGGGCTCGGCGCAGAGCTTCCCGTCGCGTCGACCTACGTCAGCGAATTCGCCCCCGCGCGCATCCGCGGCCGAGTGATCGTGATCCTCGAGGCGTTCTGGGCCCTCGGCTGGACCGCTGCCGCGTTGATCGGGTTCTTCGTGATTCCCGCCTCCGACGACGGATGGCGCTGGGCCTTCGCCCTCGGCGCGATCCCCGCTGTCTACGCCCTGATCGTGCGGTGGGGTCTGCCGGAGTCGCCGCGCTGGCTCGCCTCGCGCGGACGCATCGCCGAGGCGGACCGCATCGTCTCGACGTTCGAGACGGATGCGGGAGTGGTGCCGGAACCCGCGATCCGCCGGGAACCGCCGTCGAGGGCGATCGCCGTCACCACCCGGGCCCGTCTCACGACACTCTGGAACGCGGAGTTCCGGCTGCGCACGCTGAGCCTCTGGGTCGTCTGGCTGTGCGTCAACTTCGCCTACTACGGCGCCTTCATCTGGATCCCCAGCATCCTCGTCGATGCGGGGTTCGATCTCGTGCGGTCGTTCGGGTTCACGCTGATCATCACGCTCGCCCAGCTGCCCGGCTACGCGGTGGCGGCCTGGTTGATCGAGGTCTGGGGTCGGCGGTCGACCCTGTCGATCTTCCTCGTCGGATCCGCGGTGTCGGCGGTGTTCTTCGGCACGTCCACGACGGAGACGGCCATCATCGCCTCGGGGATGGCGCTGTCGTTCTTCAACCTGGGCGCCTGGGGTGCGCTGTATGCGGTGACGCCCGAGATCTACCCGACCTCGCTGCGCGGCACCGGGGCCGGATGGGCCGCAGGCATCGGCCGCATCGCCTCGATCATCGCGCCTCTGGCGGTGCCGGTGCTGCTCGTCGCCGGGGGAGCGCCCGTTCTGTTCGCCGTCTTCGGAGCGTGCTTCGTCGCCGCTGCGGTGGCGGCCTGGGGTCTCGTCGACCGCAGGGGAGAGGCGCTCGACGACCGGTGA
- a CDS encoding LLM class flavin-dependent oxidoreductase, producing MGIEFGLDTFGDITRGADGELLTAAQTIRNVVAQAEMADSVGVDFFGVGEHHRTEFAVSAPEMVLARIAGRTKNIRLGTAVTVLSSDDPVRVFERFATLDALSDGRAEVVLGRGSFIESFPLFGYDLRDYDALFEQKLELFVQLLKEEPVTWSGTMRPSLDNANVFPKTTNGLRTWVGVGGSPESVVRVARHGLGLMLAIIGGPAGRFRQFVDLYHRSIASFGTPAHPIAVHSPGHIADTDDEAWEAAYSGFEAMNNTIGRERGWPPYSRARFQNDVGPAGALYVGSPDRVAAKIAETITTLDLGRFDLKYATGTLSHEAMMRSVELYGSEVIPRVRRILAERD from the coding sequence ATGGGCATCGAATTCGGGCTGGACACCTTCGGCGACATCACCAGAGGCGCGGACGGTGAACTGCTCACCGCCGCGCAGACCATCCGCAACGTGGTGGCACAGGCGGAGATGGCCGACAGTGTCGGCGTCGACTTCTTCGGAGTGGGGGAGCACCACCGCACCGAGTTCGCGGTCTCGGCACCCGAGATGGTGCTGGCCAGGATCGCCGGGCGCACGAAGAACATCCGTCTCGGCACCGCGGTCACGGTGCTCTCCTCCGACGACCCGGTGCGCGTCTTCGAGCGCTTCGCCACGCTCGACGCACTGTCGGACGGACGTGCGGAGGTCGTTCTCGGGCGGGGCTCGTTCATCGAGTCGTTCCCGCTCTTCGGGTACGACCTGCGCGACTACGACGCGCTCTTCGAGCAGAAGCTCGAGCTGTTCGTCCAGCTCCTCAAGGAGGAGCCGGTGACCTGGTCCGGCACGATGCGGCCGTCGCTCGACAACGCGAACGTCTTCCCCAAGACGACGAACGGCCTGCGCACGTGGGTCGGGGTGGGCGGCAGCCCCGAATCGGTCGTGCGCGTCGCCCGCCACGGCCTCGGTCTGATGCTCGCCATCATCGGAGGCCCGGCCGGGCGCTTCCGTCAGTTCGTCGATCTCTATCACCGGTCCATCGCGTCGTTCGGAACCCCGGCGCACCCGATCGCCGTGCATTCTCCCGGGCACATCGCCGACACCGACGACGAGGCGTGGGAGGCCGCATACTCGGGCTTCGAGGCGATGAACAACACGATCGGACGCGAGCGGGGCTGGCCTCCGTACAGCAGGGCGAGGTTTCAGAACGACGTCGGGCCCGCGGGTGCGTTGTACGTCGGCTCGCCGGACCGCGTGGCGGCGAAGATCGCCGAGACGATCACGACCCTCGACCTCGGCCGCTTCGACCTGAAGTACGCCACCGGCACGCTGTCGCACGAGGCGATGATGCGCAGCGTGGAGCTGTACGGCTCCGAGGTCATCCCGCGGGTGCGCAGGATCCTCGCCGAGCGCGACTGA